In a single window of the Bacillus sp. 2205SS5-2 genome:
- the trxA gene encoding thioredoxin, which yields MAISHVTDQTFSAETNDGLVLADFWAPWCGPCKMIAPVLEELDSEMGDSVKIVKVDVDDNQETAGKFGVMSIPTLVLMKNGEVVDKVIGFQPKEALAELVKKHA from the coding sequence CAGCAGAAACAAACGATGGTTTAGTTTTAGCTGATTTCTGGGCACCTTGGTGTGGGCCTTGTAAAATGATCGCTCCAGTTTTAGAAGAATTAGATTCAGAAATGGGCGACTCTGTTAAAATCGTAAAAGTTGATGTAGATGATAATCAAGAAACAGCTGGAAAATTTGGAGTAATGAGCATCCCGACACTAGTTCTTATGAAAAACGGAGAAGTAGTTGATAAAGTAATTGGGTTCCAACCGAAGGAAGCATTAGCGGAGCTTGTTAAAAAGCACGCGTAA